CATCGTTCAAATGCCAGGAGGTGTTCCTGTTGCGACCGTTGCAATCGGGACGCCTGGGGCGAAAAATGCTGGCCTCCTTGCAGCCCAAATGATTGGAGCAACTAATCATGCGGTACAAAATAAGTTAATAAAACTACGTGAGGAAACAAAACAAGCGGTGTTAGAAAGCAGTGACATTCTATGAAACAAGTGATTAATCCGGGTTCAACTATAGGAATCATTGGTGGCGGACAGCTTGGTAGAATGTTAGCAATTGCTGCGAGGCAAATGGGGTACAAGATTGTTGTCTTAGAGCCCTCAGAAAATTCTCCATGTCAAGGAGTAGCTGATGAGATGATCACCGCGAGTTATGATGATCAACTTGCAGCAAAGAAGCTTGCTCAACTAGCTGATGTGATCACTTATGAGTTTGAAAATATTGATAAGAATACGGCTCAATTGCTGACAGAAATAGCGTACTTTCCACAAGGTTATGAGCTTCTTGGTATCACACAACACAGATTGCGTGAAAAAGAAGCGATTACAGCAATCGGAGTCGAAGTCGCGCCATATAAAGCGATTGCCTCCATTAACGACTGTCAAGATGCTGCAAGAGAGATTGGCTTTCCAGCTGTACTAAAAACATGCCAAGGTGGTTATGACGGGAAAGGGCAAGCGGTTGTTCACAATGAAACGGATCTACTTCAAGCAACACGGCAATTGTTAGGAGAAACAGAGCTTGTTCTTGAAGGGTGGGTCCCATTTTCATGCGAGCTTTCCGTCATTGTCACACGCTCAACAAAAGGCGAAACAAAGACATTCCCTGCAGCGGAAAATGTTCACGTGAATAATATTCTTCATCAATCGATTGTCCCAGCAAGAGTATCTGATGCTGTGCTAGAGCAAGCCGAGAAGATCGCCCTTAAGTTAGCGGACGAATTGGGGTTAGTTGGCATTCTAGCGATTGAGATGTTTGTGACAGAAGATGGGAAGGTTTTAGTTAATGAACTTGCTCCCCGTCCACATAATTCCGGGCATTACACGATTGAAGGATGTGAGACATCACAATTTGAGCAACAGATTCGAGCGATTTGTGGCTGGCCACTAGGCTCAACCAACTTCCACCAAGCAACTGTTATGGAAAACATACTTGGGCAACATATAGAAGATGTGTTGCACTCTGTAGAAAAGTTAGGGGAAGTGAAACTCCATCTATACGGCAAGAAAGAAGCTAAACAGAACAGAAAAATGGGGCATCTAACAGCAACCGGTGTAACGGTAGACGTCGCACTCGAAAAGCTTCAGCGAATACCTGAGCGAATGTGCTAGAATGAGTAAGGTAATTTTACTTTAGTAGTGGAGGATGGTTCGATGATTGAACGTTATACACGCCCAGAAATGGGTGCCATTTGGACAGAGGAAAATCGTTATCAAGCATGGTTAGAAGTCGAGATTGTGGCTTGTGAAGCTTGGGCTGAACTTGGGGACATTCCGAAAGAAGATGTCGTGAAAATCCGTGAAAACGCGGGCTTTGATGTGGATCGTATTCACGAGATTGAAGCACAAACAAGACATGATGTTGTAGCTTTTACTCGTGCGGTTTCTGAGACACTTGGCGAAGAGCGAAAATGGGTACACTATGGCCTAACGTCTACGGATGTTGTTGATACAGCTCTATCTTACTTATTAAAACAAGCTAATGAGATCTTACTCGCTGACCTTGAGCGTTTCCTTGGCATTATTAAAGACAAAGCCATTGAACATAAATTCACAGTCATGATGGGACGTACACACGGGGTACATGCTGAGCCAACAACATTTGGACTAAAGCTTGCTCTATGGTACGAAGAAATGAAACGTAACATTGAACGCTTTAAGCGTGCAGCAGAGGGAGTTCGTTTCGGAAAACTATCAGGAGCAGTTGGTACTTACGCAAATATCGACCCACGAGTAGAAGAACTTGTATGTGAGAAATTAGGGCTACAAGCAGCACCAATCTCTACTCAAACATTACAACGCGACCGTCATGCAGAATACATGGCATCAATTGCTCTAATTGCTACATCAATTGAGAAATTTGCTGTAGAAATTCGCGGCCTACAAAAAAGTGAAACACGTGAGGTTGAAGAGTTCTTTGCAAAAGGTCAAAAAGGGTCTTCTGCGATGCCGCATAAACGTAATCCAATTGGATCTGAGAATATGACAGGCCTTGCACGTGTCATTCGCGGACACATGATCACAGCATATGAGAATGTTCCGTTATGGCATGAGCGTGATATTTCGCATTCATCAGCAGAGCGCATCATTCTACCAGATGCAACCATTGCTTTGAACTATATGTTGAACCGCTTTGGAAACATCGTTAAAAACTTAACGGTCTTCCCTGAAAACATGAAGCGTAACATGACCCGTACGTATGGTCTAATCTATTCACAACGTGTGCTATTATCATTGATCGACAAAGGAATGGCACGTGAGGAAGCGTATGACCTCGTACAACCTAAGACAACGGAAGCGTGGGAAAAAGGTATTCAATTCCGCGAGCTTGTTGAACAAGAGGAAGCGATTACTAAGATTCTTTCCGAAAAAGAAATTGATGATTGCTTCGACTATAATTACCACTTGCAGCATGTCGACACAATCTTTACTCGTTTAGGCTTAGAAGCAAACTAATGAATGAATGAGGAGTCAGCAAGGCTCCTCCTTACCATTAAAATTGCCAATATTCTGATTGTGAGGGTCTGTTATGGAAAAAAAAGAGCAACTTTACGAAGGAAAAGCGAAAAAGATCTACCGTACAGAGGATGATCAGTTATTGTGGATCTCCTACAAGGATGATGCGACAGCTTTTAACGGAGAAAAGAAAGACCAACTAGAAGGTAAAGCTCGCTTAAACAATGAAATATCAGTACTAATCTTCTCCTATTTAGCGGAACAAGGGATAAAGAGTCACTTTGTAAAACGGCTATCAGAAACAGAACAACTTGTGAAAAATGTCGAGATCGTCTCTCTTGAAGTTGTTGTCAGAAACAAAGTCGCAGGAAGTATGGCGAAACGTTTGGGGCTTGAGGAAGGGATGGACTTACCAAGACCAATCGTTGAATTTTATTACAAAGACGATGCTTTAGGTGATCCGCTTTTAACAGAAGATCACATCGCCTTGTTACAGACGGCAACTACAGAAGAAATATCACAACTTAAAGAGATGTCGACGGAAGTAAATAAGCATTTGCAACAATTATTCAAAAGCATTGGTGTAAGGCTCGTTGATTTTAAGTTGGAGTTTGGTCGAACAAGCGATGGTTCATTGCTTCTAGCAGACGAAATCTCTCCTGATACATGTCGATTGTGGGATATGGAAACGAATGAACGTTTTGATAAAGATTTATTCCGTAAAAATCTAGGAAACTTGCAAGCTGGTTATCAAGAAATTTTAACTCGATTAGGAGGCCTATCATGTACAAAGTAAAGGTGTATGTCACGTTAAGAGAGAGTGTGCTTGACCCACAAGGAGTAGCAGTGAAAAGCGCGCTACACACAATGAATTATCAAGAAGTAGAAGAGGTTCGTATCGGAAAATATATGGAACTAGTTGTAAAAGAAAGAGAGAATGTTGAAGGAAGAGTCGAGGAAATGTGTGAGAAGTTACTTGCCAATACCGTGATTGAAGATTATCGCTATGAGATTGAGGAGGTCGTCCCATCATGAAGTTCGCTGTGATCGTCTTTCCTGGATCAAATTGTGACGCAGATATGTATCATGCGGCAAAAGATGTCCTCGGGGCAGAGGTGGAATACGTCTGGCACAACGCGACATCGCTTGATTCATTTGATGGGATCTTACTTCCTGGGGGTTTCTCTCACGGGGATTACTTACGCTCTGGGGCAATTGCACGTTTTGCACCGATCATGAAGGCGGTTATCGAGGCAGCAAATGCTGGAATTCCCATCCTCGGGGTGTGTAATGGATTTCAAATTTTATTAGAAGCAGGCTTATTACCAGGGGCGATGAAACGAAATGATCAATTAAA
Above is a genomic segment from Bacillus sp. FJAT-45037 containing:
- the purK gene encoding 5-(carboxyamino)imidazole ribonucleotide synthase encodes the protein MKQVINPGSTIGIIGGGQLGRMLAIAARQMGYKIVVLEPSENSPCQGVADEMITASYDDQLAAKKLAQLADVITYEFENIDKNTAQLLTEIAYFPQGYELLGITQHRLREKEAITAIGVEVAPYKAIASINDCQDAAREIGFPAVLKTCQGGYDGKGQAVVHNETDLLQATRQLLGETELVLEGWVPFSCELSVIVTRSTKGETKTFPAAENVHVNNILHQSIVPARVSDAVLEQAEKIALKLADELGLVGILAIEMFVTEDGKVLVNELAPRPHNSGHYTIEGCETSQFEQQIRAICGWPLGSTNFHQATVMENILGQHIEDVLHSVEKLGEVKLHLYGKKEAKQNRKMGHLTATGVTVDVALEKLQRIPERMC
- the purB gene encoding adenylosuccinate lyase, with translation MIERYTRPEMGAIWTEENRYQAWLEVEIVACEAWAELGDIPKEDVVKIRENAGFDVDRIHEIEAQTRHDVVAFTRAVSETLGEERKWVHYGLTSTDVVDTALSYLLKQANEILLADLERFLGIIKDKAIEHKFTVMMGRTHGVHAEPTTFGLKLALWYEEMKRNIERFKRAAEGVRFGKLSGAVGTYANIDPRVEELVCEKLGLQAAPISTQTLQRDRHAEYMASIALIATSIEKFAVEIRGLQKSETREVEEFFAKGQKGSSAMPHKRNPIGSENMTGLARVIRGHMITAYENVPLWHERDISHSSAERIILPDATIALNYMLNRFGNIVKNLTVFPENMKRNMTRTYGLIYSQRVLLSLIDKGMAREEAYDLVQPKTTEAWEKGIQFRELVEQEEAITKILSEKEIDDCFDYNYHLQHVDTIFTRLGLEAN
- the purC gene encoding phosphoribosylaminoimidazolesuccinocarboxamide synthase, which gives rise to MEKKEQLYEGKAKKIYRTEDDQLLWISYKDDATAFNGEKKDQLEGKARLNNEISVLIFSYLAEQGIKSHFVKRLSETEQLVKNVEIVSLEVVVRNKVAGSMAKRLGLEEGMDLPRPIVEFYYKDDALGDPLLTEDHIALLQTATTEEISQLKEMSTEVNKHLQQLFKSIGVRLVDFKLEFGRTSDGSLLLADEISPDTCRLWDMETNERFDKDLFRKNLGNLQAGYQEILTRLGGLSCTK
- the purS gene encoding phosphoribosylformylglycinamidine synthase subunit PurS, whose product is MYKVKVYVTLRESVLDPQGVAVKSALHTMNYQEVEEVRIGKYMELVVKERENVEGRVEEMCEKLLANTVIEDYRYEIEEVVPS